GACCGAGGAGTCGGCGGAACAGCCCCCGCGCAGCAGCGCCAGGGCGGGGCCCGGGGTCGGGCGTGAGGATGGTGTCACCGAGCAGCGGTGCAGGACCATGCCCCAGCGCGGGGAGGGACGGGCCAGTGCCGCCTGGGGGGCGGGGTCGCGGTCAGGGTCGGCTGCCCCCACCGGCTGCCACCCAGCCTCGGTGAGCCCCGTGCCCGTACCTGCACGAACACGCGACTGTCAGCCGGGACCTCCAGCGGCCCCGCGCGGCGCGGGAAGGCGTACTCCGCGTCCGACAGCTCCAGACTGAAAAGGGGTCGGCGCAGCCTGGGCCCTGGCTCCGCGGGGAACGGGGACACTGGCAGGGAGAAAGGGTGGCACAGGGGAAGGAGGATGCGCTGTCCCTTAGCCCCCCTGGCAAGTGAGCCAACCTCGCCTCCACTGCCTACTTTGGAAAATGGATGCAGTTGCGGTGGAGGATTCACCCGCGCTCGGCTCCGCGCTTCCCACCGCCAGCCGAAAAGCAACTGTGATGTACCCCCTGGAGACCCGGGggacagcccagcccagcccctgagCCTGGGCGCAAAGCTGCGCCTTCCTGGGGAGGAACCCCCTTCCCAGACCTCTACTTCTCCACCCGCCGTGAGCGAGGGAATCCCTGGCTCGGAAGGGGTCGAGGGGCACCTGATGGTGGAAGGTCAGCCTGGGTGAGGTCAAAGGTCCTCCCCTTCTGGAGTCTGAACCCCCCGCTCACGCACCGAGGACCAGGGGCTCCTCTGGGGTCTCAGCAGGGCCGTTTGGGGGGAGGGTGCTGGCCCCATTCTTGCCTTTCTAAGGGGAGGGAAGAATAGCAAGGTGCTCTCCCCCCAGCTCTTTGGGCATCGTGGAGGCCCAGCCCGGCCACCAGGGTCTGGGCCTTTTCCCTTTGTCTGTGTTCCTCACTCACTCGCAGGCTGAGGGCAGCAGCGGCAAAGGGTAGAGGCACAGGGGAGCCTCCACTGGGGTGTGTgatcacacacacatgcaccacaCTGACAAAGACCTCTGCCTTAAGGAGGCGCTCAGCTGGGGTTCTCATCAAAGGATGTTCTCAAATGTCCAGCATCACCAGCACAGACATTCCCTAAAAGCATTGGCGCAGACTGCTCCCCTCCCACAGCCCTTGGTCTCACCGTGGCTGCTGGGACTTCGAAGTTGGGGATCCCAGAGAACCTGGAAAACGGGGGACGGGGCagaccccacctcccacccacccccgttCCCCCAGGCGGGGTGGATGAGAGGGTGCACTGAGAAAGGGTAACACGGGAATGGAGGTGTGCTAGGCCCCATCCCCTTGCTTGTACATACCAGCTGGCTCGCTGGGCAAGGTGGTCATCCCTGGGAGCAGGGCCAGAAGCAGGATCAGGGTGCCCAGCATGCTGGACCGGCTGAGGCAGCACTGGGCCCAGCAGGCGGGCAGGCGGCTCTGGCCTTGGCTGGGGGGCCATTTGGGGAGGCAAGGAGCGGGGGCGGCGCACTGATGGGCGGACATCAGAGCCCATGGCCAAGGCCTGCTGGGGATTAAGGGCTCTCTGGCCAGACCTGTAGCTATCGGGTTGGTGGGAGGTCCCTCACACTGGCCATTAGATACGGGGCTAGTCGCTACAAACACCACCCCACCAGCCACCAGCCCTGCCTGTTTCTCTTCGCTGCAGAGGCCCCATCCACCAGAATGGTCCCGAGCCCCAAGGTCGGGGCTCACGACCCCTTCCCTGGCCCCTTTCCCCACCTCACTGCCAGGCCCTGCCAGGCTCGCGACACACACCACAGACACcgcagaagaaaagggaggggttTTATTCTCAAGCGTCTAAGGATTTACAAACGAGGGCGTTTCGTTTTAAAAAGGGATGGGGCAGTACTGGCGGCCTGAGAAGGGGCTGTGGACCATGGGCTGGGCCCAGGCCgccccaggccccacctgccCACTTCACCCTCTGCCTGATGGAGAGGGATGGCTGGTGACTGGTgactggcggggtggggggggagacaTGGGAAAGGCAGGGGGGAAGGAGAGGCTCCCATTTAACACTGAAGGCGGGGAGGGGGAACGGGCCGACACACACTCACAGAacagaaagttaaataaaaataaactcaggcAGCTGGCCCTTGGGGCCAGCCACGCGACCTTCCCGGCTACCCACAAAGGCCCCTGTGGCTGGGGCCCATGAGGGAGGGCGGGGGCCAGGCCTACTGGCCCCGCACCCTGCCCCACTCCCCTCACAAAGGGGATTGGAGCGAGAGAAGGTGGCCACCCCCCAGAGGGGGGACAGAGAAAAGATGACTTCGAGTACTTTTTAAAACATGCGGCGTTTTGTGACTATCCTAGTAACTACAGTCAGTGAGATAGATGGAGGGTACAGTGATGCCTAGTCTAGATTGCTTCAGCTACATCCAGCGAACTTCCTCACCTTTGGTGTTGGTTGCTTTTTGTggtttttctggagtttttttttcttttttctttttttttttttgttctgttattTCGTTGTCCACTTGATTTGCATGCATCACCAACAAAAAGGAAACACACCCCCTCCTGCTCTGGCTGCTCCCCAGGGCCCCGGGGATGTCGGGGCCGGGGCCTCAGCGTGGGCTGGGGACTGGCCAGCTCTGGGTGAGTCGAGGGGTGCTCAGGGCCACTACGAGGGCGTGACTGCCTCCACACCCCCAGCCCTCGGCCTGCCCCACCTCTGTCCCTGTCACACATCCTCAGACCCCCACGTCCACTCCACGTGCCCTCAATCCCTGCCTCCCCAGGCCCCATGGGCCCCGCTCCTGTCACCCattccctcctctgcctctgcctcacCGGCACCTGCTGCCCTCCACCATGCCCCACGCCTGCCTTCCCTGAAGGCCACCCTGTGTGGCCACGGCCCCTTGGGCTCCCTCCACACCCCCCGAGGTCCTCAACTCACCCCTACAAGCTGTGGCCAGTCTCCAGCCCCGAGGGAGCAGCACCCCGCCCCCAGAGAGCCCACCTTTGGGACTAGTCTCTCCCTGGCGGGGTGGCCCAGGCCCCCACGGCtcggcccccagccccccagcgcCCATGGGCCATCGGGGGGGGGGCTGCCACAAGCAGCTAAACATGACTTTGGTAAAAGTTTCTGAAGGTACCGACAAACCCCATGAGAACAAGctcttctcctccccccaccccccaaacaccCCACCAAGTACAATAAAATACGATAAACTCCAAAAAGGACCCCCTgagatcaaaaagagaaagagagagagaccagcCCGGGTCTGGCTGCAGTCACAACGTCCAGCCTGCCTGCCCAGGGCGAGGACGCCAGCCAACTGACTCATGGCTTGCCAGAGACCTAAACGGACCCAGGGGTGCCGCCGGGGGTGGCAGGGCCTGGgccaggagagaggcagaggcagggagggagacagggaaagCCAGAGAGGTAGagagggaggggacagagagggagacGGAGCCAGGGTGCATGTGCGTGCGAGGCGGCAGCGGGACAGCGCGGTGTGGAGGGGCGGGGACAGGACGGGCGGCTCTCTCCCGGCCCCCGGGGGCCGCCCCAGCCCAGAGGTTACAACTGAATAAATAGCGAGTCTGCTCGCGGCCTGCTGTCTTCCGTTCACAGTGTCTGTCGGGGGGGATGCGCACAGCCGGCTGATCCTGGGACGGGAAGGGCTGGGGCCTGGCGGGCCCATCTGTCCACGGCTGGTGGGCAGGGAGTCAGGGGTGGGTCGGCGCCCCCTACTTTCTGTCCTCAGCCCTCGGCGGCCGTCCAGGTCCCAGGGCTCCCCTGGCGGGCAGCTGGGTGGccgggtggggaaggggaggccgGTGGCCACGCCTCCGGCCCCCAGTGGGCTGTGCGGCTACCTGAAGAAGGGCAGGTGGTGCTGGCTCAGGACCCCGCTCGCCCGCGGCGACTCGGTCTTCGCCATGACATCCTTGAACCAGGACGCCACGTCCACCTCCAGCGTCTCGTAGCGCTTGATGAAGCTGTGTTCCTGTGGGGCCCAAGGCGGGGCACTTAGGGCAAGGGCGTCTTCCCTGCTGGCCTTGCTCAGGCCCGGCGTCCAGTGTGGCGGGGGGCTTaggatgggggctggggagggcccCGGGTACTCACAAGTAGCTTATTATACTTTGGTCTCTTCCTGTGATCTTTAGTAAGgctggagggagaagaggaaaggaagagaagtgagagcagggaggaggggccTGGCCGCCCTCGTGGCTGAGTCGGGTCTGCAAGATCTGTGGGCAGAAGCCTGCACCCTCCCGGCCCTGCGCTTGGGCCCCCAACGTGACAGAAGCCCAATGTGCGCTGTGAGATGCCCATGGGAGAGGTGGGTGGGCTCCCCCACGGGAGGCCCCAACGTGGACATCCCGCGTGCGCTACTCTTGCCAGTTGGTACAGGACACTCAGAGCCCTTAGCCCTGGGGCGCCTCTGCTCGTTCACAGCTCCCCCAAGGTGAAGCCCAAGGGCCACCCTGCCAAATACCCCTGGGGCCAGGTGTCCCCTCAGGCTGAGTCCAAACCCCACTCCTAGCTCCCGGGGCTCGggctccagcccccaccccatcctggggcccctctcccctccccagtggCCTGGGTGCAGGGCCACATCTGACCTCGCCCTGCCTTCCAGAGcggagggcggggctggggctcCTCAGCAGTCTTtaactcttagctgcggcatgtgggatctagttccctgaccagggatcgaacccgggccccctgcatcgggagcgtggagtcttaaccactgtgccaccagggaagtcccctcaccagTCTTTGACGAAGGACTGAAAGTCCCCCGAGAAGCCCATGTGACCGGGCAGGAGCGGGGGCTCTTCCTGTAGGACTTTGGTGAGGACCTCAAAGTCCGTCTTGCAGTTCTTGTAGGGAAACTGTCCCGTCGCCAGCTCCACCTGGGAGAGAGATGGGCAGGGCTGGGCCGGCCAAGGAGGACACGATCCTGCCCTTTCCCGCCACCTGCCTCTGTACTCCGAGAAGACCCCACCCCTGGCCTCGGAGAGCAGGGGCCCCAACTCACCAAGGAGATGCCCAGGCTCCACACATCGGCCCGGATGTCGTAGTCGGGCTTGGTGGGGTCTGGGGGATCGATGCGCTCAGGCTGCCGGTGGGAAGCAGGAGAGGGTGGATGTACCCCTGTGGCTGGGGTGGGTACACCGCCCCTCACGTCTGCCCGCCGGGCGCTGCCGGGCCCCACTTACTGCCATGTAGGCAGCGCAACCTGCGCTCCGCGTTTTGGCTTTGGAGTCAACGAGGCGGCCGCTGATGCCGAAGTCGCAGAGCTTGATCTGGCCCCGCTCATCCAGCAGGATGTTGGAGGGCTTGACGTCCCGGTGGATCACGCCGTGCTTCTCCTTCAGGTAGTAGAGTGCCTTCACGATCTGCGGCGCGGGCAGAGGAGGGCACCAGTGATGGCAGGGACAGGGCCTGGCGGGGGGGGGCCACCTGCCCGCCTGCGCCCCACCCAGCTGCTCACCGCCACTGTCATCTTGCCCAGGATCCGCTCAGGGATAGGGCCCTGCATCCGCTTCTTGAGCTTCTCGGCGCacgtgcccatgagctccatggCAATGAAGACGTCCGTCTGCGGGGACAGCAGGTGGCGGCTTGGCGGGGTGGCTGtaccctcctgcccaccccagaCAGGCTCGGGtcctggggaggggcggggggcacGAGGCTGGCTCAGAGACCAGCACGGGAAGCTTGGGGGGCGGGCGGCCGGCTCACGTTGGTGATGAAGGTCCCGAAGCACTGCACGATGTAGGGGCAGTCGTGGCTCTTGAGCACCACGTCCAGGTCCATGAGGATCCGCTTGTTCTCCTCCTTGTTCCCCGAGCGCCGCATTTGCTGCACGGGACAGCAGGGGCCTTAGCGCCGAGCCTGGGGCGCGGGGCCcacccggggcgggggcgggctcaCCTTGACAGCGATGACGTGCCCCGTCTTCCGGAAACGCATCTTCCACACCTGGCCACAGGTGCCGCTGCCCATCTCCCCCAGGTTCTCCAGGTCGTTGATTTCCGCCTGGTAGCGCTGGCGAGGAGAGCCAGGGCTGGGGGTCCACCGGGCttctgccctccacccccagcccagacctACCAGCTgcgtcctgcccaccctccctgggGGGGGCCGAGGGAAGGGCGGTACCTGGCCCCCAATGGTCAGGTAGCCCGTCTGCTTCATGATCTCCTGCAGCTTCTGGTCAATCTCGATGCTGAGGGGACAGAGCGTGGGTGCCGTTGAATGGGGGTCCTGACCAACCTGAGGCCACCCCAGCCCCTAACACACAGGGTTCCACAGAGCTCACCAGCTCCTCCCTGAGGCTGGCTCtgcaccccgccccgccccggccccaaCCTCCCGGCCCTCCCACTGGCCACCCTAGCCGCTCACCTCTCCATGCTGCGGGGTGTGAACAAGGTTGACGGGAGCCCCAGCATGTggcggggccgggcggggggCGTGGGGTGCTGCGGGGAGCTCTCGGAGGACGGTGAGCGGCTGCCCCCATCATTGGCCAGTGGGAGCTGCAGGGCTGGGGTGGTGAAAACCAGGGGCGAGGAGGGGGTTAGCTCCCAGCTGGCTCCAACTCAAGGGCCTGGCACCCTCATCTTCCCCTCCCTGGCATCCCTCAGGTAGGGCGGCACAGCCCCCTGCCCTGCTGGGCTGGAGGAGCTCCCCGCTCCCAGACCACTCTCAGAGTGCCTtttcccaccccgccccccgcccactCCTCCCACCTGGAAGGGCTTGCGGTGGGCTGTTGAGGTGGGGTGGTCCCCAGAGGCTAAGGGTTCATCCCCAAGCCTCCCCTGACAGAAAACGGAGGCCCAGAGGCGGATGCTGTCCCTCGGGCAGGCAGCCTCCCCGCTGTGtccctttcctccccacctctgcccggGAAGCAGGCCCAGGGCCACCACGCCCACACTCTGGACCACACAAGGCAGGAATGCCCGCTGGGATCAGCCCGAGCTCTGGCGCTGTGGGCAGCGCTGACCTTGGCTGGACCACCCTGGGGAGAAAGTGGGCAAGGGACCCAGGCTTCCAGCTGCCTCGCCCAGCACTCTGTTTCAGGGTCAGGGAGGGCCGCCCTCTGGCCAGCGGGCTCATCGGTGAGCCTCCCGGCCTGGCCTGCGGAGCTAGGGCTGACGAGGCAGGGGCAGGACCCCAGGCTGGGCCTGCGTCCTCCGGGTGAGGGGATCCAGGTGGCACAGCCCCTCCAAGGGCCAGCGGGACgtggggggcgggggccgggccAGGCGGCGAGTTCGGTTCTTTCCAGAAGCCTGCATGCGGACAGCTCGGGCATGctacaggcaggcaggcaggcagcggGCAGGCAGCGGGCACCCCAGGACGGGCAGGCAGCATTAGGGGACGGAAGGGCAGGAGACAGACAGACGGGAGCTGAGACTTGGGGCCCAGCTGCCCAGAGGAGGCGCCGCACAGACAGGCCGGGGAGGGGCCTGGGAAAGGAGAGCAGATTCCCTAAGGGATGAGGAGCCTCCGGGCTGGGCAGGCCccagggtggggagtggaggcCAGGGTGACTACCCTCCAGTGAACCCCTGAACGCCGGAGACCCTGGCACTCGGCCTCCAGAAGGGGAGACCCTGGCTGGGGAGGCTGCAGGCTACAAGCACCTCCCAGGTTCACCTTCCCCTGGAGAgcaggccaggagctgggggcctGCCAGTCTCCTTAGCCCTTGGCTGAcgccccctcctctctctccacacTTCCCACACGGCCCACCTTCTCCTCCCACAGTCCTCCAGGCACCTGGTGACGTGGGCCCAGTGATCAACGGGTATGGTGCAGCACCTGGTGCCCGGGCGCTTTGCTGGCCTGCAACCCTGACCGCGGCCAGAGCGAGGGGCAGGTCTATGAGCCTGGCCTGTAGTCCTAGGAGGGCCTGGCGGGAGTGATGGAAGAGCTCTAGGGACCCCGGGGACGTGGCTGGGCCCAGTCCCCTCCACTGGCCCGGAGGCCTCTCCTCCCGTGCCCTCCCTGCTGCTCTGCTCTGCCGGGGCCAGAATCCCAGTCCTAATCCCTCCCTCTCTGGCTGGACAACCTCCGGGGCTCCCGAGGACCCTCGAGCTCCCCCTGCACCGGGACCCTGGATCCCTGTCAGGTTCAGATTCCCTGGGGGCACCAGGGCCCCCTTTCTGAGGGAGGACCAcagccctctcctccccacacctCTCGGTGTGGTGTCCTGTCGGTCCCCTCCCTTACACAGTCCACCGGGCCCTCTGAGGGCTGCCCCAGAACCCGTGGCCAAGACTGTAGGGGGACAGAGCCTTCCAGCCGGCCCCACAAACTGACGCACGGTAGGCGTGTGAGTGGGGCCGGTGCAGGGTGGCTAAGGTGGGGTGGAGAGAGGTAGACAAAGACCCTGAGAACAGAAGTCACAGAGGTGGTACCAGGCCCATGGCAGGTCAGGAGGGCAGAATGAGAGCGAGAGGctgaaggggaaagagagagagagaagaataaaTGAGAGAGAACGAGAAAGGACACGGGGCTGGAGGGGGGGGGCATGCGGCCATCAGGAGCCACACACGTACCAGGCTGTCCGTCGACACACGTAGGCACACGCACACAGGGCATGGCACAAAACCACGCAGATGGGGAGATGACATGCCACAAGGTCTCCAGCAGAGCCACAGAGCCCCTCACCTTCCGACACACACgcgcacgcacatacacacaccccccccccacGCACACTTCCCAACCTAGTCCTGCTCACACACACAAGGACCAACGAGGCCAgacccccaccccatctctctcAGCACCCCCGCCCTTTGCACAGGCATGTCCCACACCCATCTGCTCCCAGACCCACTGGCACCTGCGCTCCGCCCCTAGGGGGGCTGCTTCCTCCACTTCCATCCCTGTgctgcccccacctcccaggaGACTTTGCTCAAATTCCACCTTCTCCAGAGGCTTCCTGACCGCAACCCTGCTCCCTGCTCCACCTGGCCTTCCCTCCAAGGCACCAGGGCCTCCTCCACTTCCCGCCCGGAGGCCCTCAGTGCTCACAGCCCTCCAAGCCCCagggccccccaccccctggggtGCTCCAGCCTCAAGAGGACAGGGACTCAGTCCAAGCCTAGCACAGCTCAGCCCAGGGGGCGACACGGGTCCGCTGGGCTGCTGAGGTGGATGAGCAGGCGCAGAGCCCAGCTCTCTCTCCCCCCGCTCATGCACACGCCTGCAGGCACACGCACGGACACTCGTGACCCCCTTGGCAGGCGACAGACTCCCGGCCGGTGAGGGAGTCTGTCTCCTCCTCCAGGGAGTCCAAACCTGAGCCCGAGAGGAAGGGAGGAGCGGGaggtgagaagacagaggaagtgGCCGCGTGGGCCGGACGTGGACGGTGTGGATGGACAGAGAGTGAGGGTGAGAGGGGGGATGCgcacgcgcacacgcacacacggagcacgtgggagggggaaggggaggatggcATTCTGCGGCCGGGGCAGCGGTTAGGTCAATGGTGCAGAGGTCCAAGCAGCGATGATAAAAAGGCTGGTACCTGCTCGTTGGGACGGGGCAGGAGCAGGGCTTAGAGTGATCACAATAACTGgatggggaaaaggaagaaaaaaaaaaaaaaaaacaacaccacgATAAATCACAACGGAAACAACCGATTtgtccaaaagaaaagaaatcaaatcaaatcataacgaagaggagggggaggcacGCGGCACCAAACTGCAGAGATGGGTAGAAACCGACAGAGATGGGAGAACTGGGAGGATGGGATGGAGCTGACATAGACACAGATGCCTGGAGGGGGCTCCCCGGGGCCTGCTCACCATGGGTCTCACCGTGCCTCGCTCTGCATCTGGGACAGCCACCCCGCAAGGCACCCCAGGCCCCGTACCCAGGCCTGTCTCGTCCACGCTGGGGTTGGAGGGGGAGCAGCACTGCAGAGCCCAGCGGGGACCCTCCAGTCCTTCCTACCCCAGGCAGTGTCCAATGCCAGCACGGCCACCTCGGGGTTTTTTCTGGGCCccaagagacacacacacacatacacccccaaTCCAGTGAGGAACCCACACGGGCCCAGGTCAGGAAAGGGAGGATGGGGAGTGGACCCTACACAAGGATGGGGGCGCCAGGCTGCGTGAGCAGGCAGTGCTGGGGGAACCCAGATGAGGAGGTGTCTTCCCCATCCTGTCAGGATGACCCCACAGGGAGCTACATAAGCCACAGGAGTCGTATCAgaggggagaaaaaggagagCAATTTGCTGGGTCAAGAGAGACACAGAAGGCATGGGTGTGTGGGcaggggaattctctggtggtccagtggttaagactgcacttccaatgcagggggcacgggttcaatcctcgGTGGGGCAACTAACATGCCACGTGCCGCGCGGTGcgtccaaaaacaaaaacagaaagcatgTGTGTGGGCTGCTGTTCAGCAGGTCTGTAGGGAGGGGAAAAATCTGACTCCCTCTGAGCTtcaaggatatggggaggggatcATGCAGGAAATCACAAGGAGACTAGATGTGGTCACAGTGATTCCGAGCCAGGTGTGGGTGCTGGGGGGTAGCTCTTGACTCCAGATGACAAGACACCAGGGAGACAGGCACTGGGATTGTGGGATCAGAAAGGAGGTGCATGTGCCCTGGGATGCCTAGATAGAGTCGCACTGGCCTCAGGTGTCCCCGGGCTGGGTGGGTGTGGGTAAGAATGGGGAAGTCACTTGATTCTAAGTGACAAAGTCGCCACGCTTGGGAGTTGCGTGTTTATTTCTGGAAGAG
This window of the Mesoplodon densirostris isolate mMesDen1 chromosome 3, mMesDen1 primary haplotype, whole genome shotgun sequence genome carries:
- the MAP2K7 gene encoding dual specificity mitogen-activated protein kinase kinase 7 isoform X2, whose amino-acid sequence is MAASSLEQKLSRLEAKLKQENREARRRIDLNLDISPQRPRPIIVITLSPAPAPSQRAALQLPLANDGGSRSPSSESSPQHPTPPARPRHMLGLPSTLFTPRSMESIEIDQKLQEIMKQTGYLTIGGQRYQAEINDLENLGEMGSGTCGQVWKMRFRKTGHVIAVKQMRRSGNKEENKRILMDLDVVLKSHDCPYIVQCFGTFITNTDVFIAMELMGTCAEKLKKRMQGPIPERILGKMTVAIVKALYYLKEKHGVIHRDVKPSNILLDERGQIKLCDFGISGRLVDSKAKTRSAGCAAYMAPERIDPPDPTKPDYDIRADVWSLGISLVELATGQFPYKNCKTDFEVLTKVLQEEPPLLPGHMGFSGDFQSFVKDCLTKDHRKRPKYNKLLEHSFIKRYETLEVDVASWFKDVMAKTESPRASGVLSQHHLPFFR
- the MAP2K7 gene encoding dual specificity mitogen-activated protein kinase kinase 7 isoform X1 codes for the protein MAASSLEQKLSRLEAKLKQENREARRRIDLNLDISPQRPRPTLQLPLANDGGSRSPSSESSPQHPTPPARPRHMLGLPSTLFTPRSMESIEIDQKLQEIMKQTGYLTIGGQVPPFPRPPPGRVGRTQLVGLGWGWRAEARWTPSPGSPRQRYQAEINDLENLGEMGSGTCGQVWKMRFRKTGHVIAVKQMRRSGNKEENKRILMDLDVVLKSHDCPYIVQCFGTFITNTDVFIAMELMGTCAEKLKKRMQGPIPERILGKMTVAIVKALYYLKEKHGVIHRDVKPSNILLDERGQIKLCDFGISGRLVDSKAKTRSAGCAAYMAPERIDPPDPTKPDYDIRADVWSLGISLVELATGQFPYKNCKTDFEVLTKVLQEEPPLLPGHMGFSGDFQSFVKDCLTKDHRKRPKYNKLLEHSFIKRYETLEVDVASWFKDVMAKTESPRASGVLSQHHLPFFR
- the MAP2K7 gene encoding dual specificity mitogen-activated protein kinase kinase 7 isoform X3, with the translated sequence MAASSLEQKLSRLEAKLKQENREARRRIDLNLDISPQRPRPTLQLPLANDGGSRSPSSESSPQHPTPPARPRHMLGLPSTLFTPRSMESIEIDQKLQEIMKQTGYLTIGGQRYQAEINDLENLGEMGSGTCGQVWKMRFRKTGHVIAVKQMRRSGNKEENKRILMDLDVVLKSHDCPYIVQCFGTFITNTDVFIAMELMGTCAEKLKKRMQGPIPERILGKMTVAIVKALYYLKEKHGVIHRDVKPSNILLDERGQIKLCDFGISGRLVDSKAKTRSAGCAAYMAPERIDPPDPTKPDYDIRADVWSLGISLVELATGQFPYKNCKTDFEVLTKVLQEEPPLLPGHMGFSGDFQSFVKDCLTKDHRKRPKYNKLLEHSFIKRYETLEVDVASWFKDVMAKTESPRASGVLSQHHLPFFR